The nucleotide sequence TCCATCCAATGACTAAAAATGTTACAGGCTGTCATTTAGGTTTAGCTtatgataataaaaatatgtaatttataCGATggatattttatatatatatatattatcttgcttgtttttattattgtctCATgctgattaattaaaaaaaacaggccTGTATTCATAACTGGACAAAAAGAATCAGTAAGAAATCGCTAGAAGCAGCAAGTTACATAATCTCAAGCACCATGAATAGTTCATATTTAATTTGAGGACTATCAATTACCTCTGTAAAGCTTATGCTGAAAAGTCACGTATGCTCAGAATTAGTTTTAGGAGTCTGGGATCACCAGAAAGACACACTTTCACAAATTACTTACACATAGAATAggctttctgacattttttttgctgtaccTCCACAGTGCATTTATCCTACATTTATCCTAATATAAAAAGTAAGTATTTCATATTCTTGGGCAGCTTAACAATGACTTCCCATAACCTAAGTCAAGTGACTTTCATCACCTAAAAGCACACTTGACAAGAACTTTCCACGTCAGGAGGTACAAGATAGTAATCATTTATTCAAGATTATGACCTGATCCAAGTTCTTTGAATACTAatattatgcaaaataaataaataaataaaatcattttcctgtTCTAAAGCTCCTTGAATAGTTTTACTGACTGATAACACATTCAAATCTCATTACCATAAGAAGTTCATAACACCCATTAGCATCTCTAGACATCAAGAACACTGTTGTCATGAATTAGATGTAATCATGGTAGCAGTGGGCTTTCTCACTCTGCTGAGCTCCCAAAATGATTCCACACTGCACGGATGTCACAGAAACAGGCTGTACACAACAATTTTATGTAAGAAGAAGAATCTCCTTCAAATACAAAAACTACACTCTCCATCAAACAGAACTGGCCTCCCGCAGAATCGATCTGAGAAAGCTTAGCTGGACTCTAAAAAAACTGCCTAGCAGGGTGACATAACACTTGTTTCAACATAAATTTCAGTATCTAGGGTGAACTTTTCAAGTAATCAGTGTAGCATGAGAAAACTTGATCACtgtaataaaggaaaaaaaaaaagcatctctgaCATCATGCATTTAATTCAATacttcagctggaaaaacaCTCCTTCTGAGCCTGGCCTTGGCACTTAAGACTGCTATAaaaagatttatatatatatatatgtatttttttttaaataagggcCAGTAGATAATTAAGTATCAGTATCAGAAATGTGACTGGATGCtgctgtgattccatgaattCTAATGGAGCTTCCTCCAAATTTTTTCACCACTGCAAGTGAGCATGAAATATCAAAGTATctcattttgcattatttttagcTAAAATCTATGTCAATGTGAAATCATTTGAACTACATTACCAGAACTAAAATGTTCCCTAGTGTAACACCATTCACGTCAGTTACAGCAGGAATGCATTTCACCACtatcatttaaaatgcaaaatgcccAAGTgattacagaattatttttctgatagtTGTTGGTATCCAGTATCACCAGAAAAACTCTGGCAAGGAGCAGTGGTAGCATTTTGGAGCAATAACAGCTCAAATATGGGGTTCCTCTGGCACACAATTTCCATCTAAGCGATACTCTAGGGAAATTTTGGTCTCTTGTTAAGCACTTGGGATCTTTGGGTTTTAGCATGGTAGGGGTAGGACTTTGGCTTTTTCAAGCTGTGTTCTAAGTGCGTGGACTAATGAAAAGATGAATAATCAAACTAAAAGCCAGCCAAAGTGAAGGTAtttgtttccattctgaaaTGCACAATTCTTCCTGTGATTCAGAATGGTCTGCCAAACTGATAGTACAATCTAATATTAAGCTATGCTAGCTCTTATTTATAATGACAGTTACAAGTACATAGGCTTATACATTCAttgcaggaggcagagcaggcTCCACTGTTATTAGGATTGGTCTCCACAGTACCGCAGTATGCGGTGCAGACACACCCAAAATGCTGCTCTGCTAAAAGGTCCTCCAGCAAGAATTTTCTATCAAAGATTAAGGTACTGCTACAATCATAGCATAATGTAGACAACACCATGCTTGTTTTAAATGATAAGATTGTGTATTGGTAGCATAATACCTGCAAGAccttctggagaagctgggTAACTGCTTAGGCAGATATCTCACGCTGGGCTCCATCCCCTCTGAGTGAACATATTCTAGGAGTTATTCAAAaagctttctttccctttgctaTTAGACATCAAAAAATTCCCCCTCTTATAAACCACCTCCCTTTTCAACCAGTCAATACTGTAAACACATACTAATTACTTCTTCTAAGTTCTGTATGTGCCTAgttattatttcctttatttctacaTTCTTGCTATGGTCCTTCTCTGGTATTATATGGTTGCCGGTACTATACAGAACTACTAGCAAACTAGCGTACAATTGAACCCTTATGTTCTTTACCTTATTACCAGTTAAAGCTGTTAAAGAAACACTTTCACTTACAGATGTTTGCTGGACTTCATAGAATGGCCACCCTCATTGCTAATATTGCCCTtatcagaaaaatgcatttagttCATTTACCAAGGTGAGtcatgaaataaatgcaatattTAATTCTCACAAACACCTATATATAAAATGACTGAAGTGTTTGATTCAAAACATAGTTGACATTAATATTATCGTATTAAAAAGGAACCTTGTTTAATGCTTCACATCACAAATAGAGTGTAGCCTGTTCTATGATTTAAAATTATGAATCAGACATTTATACACACGTTTTAAATCAGGGCTCAGTACAATGTCTgtgtcttgtttttttgttttgttgtttttttttttttactatgacTTCTGCAGCGTGATAGGAGACAAGCAGAGAAAGTTTTCCAAACTGTGATTCACAGAAAATCCATGAAGGCCAAAAATGGATCGTTAAGGAAAATCCTTTGGCTACAGCTCTGTTCTGTATCACTGGATGCTGCATACAGGAAACAATGCCTATCTGACAGTTACGCTTTCTGTCACAGCTACCCAATTTGgacaggttttatttttgcttttcagcaccAGAACTATGAGTCATTAACTAGTTCTCCCTGACAAACCCCCTCCACAGTTTTAAAGGAATATTACAAAACTACTGTAAATTGGTAGTGTTTGTAAGCCCTCTTTTCTCTCACAATGGCCTGTCCCAGTCCTTAAAGTGCATATGCCAATTTGGTTCAAGTTTTACAATTTGGAAAGTTCCACAGTGCCTCCTCAAAAACAGCTCCAATTACCTCCCTAGATAATTATGAGTCTGAAAAAACACCTGCTCTGAATCTATTGTTTATGTTAAATGCAGGAATATCTTACCTATTTAATTCTGGAGTCTGGAATGTGCTCTAGGTCAGATAATCGTTACCTACCTTAACCTCCTAGAAAGGGCAGTGGAAATCTTTGATGCAAAGATACAGCTGGTCTAAGAatcagtgaaaagaaatcatgGAACGTTTTCCCAAGGACTACATGGGACCCAGCACAATCATTCTGAATGCCAGAATGCCTGTTTCGGATCCTAAATTTTGCTTCAAAGGTGGAAGTTGTaactaagggaaaaaatgtagCACCAATAACATGTTAATGGTTAGTAATTTTGAATTGTCAGCACTGTAACAACTGAGTACCTTACTACTTTTACCTCTTCTCCCTACACATTGAATTACTTCAATACTGGCAAAGAGCATGTACTAAACACTGACTCTCAATGTTAAATaaaccaggaaaaaatatatacattaagTTAATATTACTTAAGAGTATAACtagaaaacactgatttcaaGTAATTTTGATTATAAAATTTTACTTCACAATCCTTCTCCAGATCACAGATATTCATAATTAAAAGAGTATGGAATTGATATAATGTTAGCTGTTTTGCCATCAGCATCacataaaggaaaagcaaaatgaaacaaaaaaaagcaaaaaaatatgaTGCAGAAATCACTCTTCCAATGATTGTCATTGAACTATTACATTAGTAAACATTCACAGTATGAAGTCTCTTTCAATATAACTCCAGCATATAAAGTAGTGCAAAAAAGCATTCCAGTCATTTTGCCTTTGCAGTCAGACCAGGCTAAAGAATTCTcttacttcatttctttcattataaGACAACAAATGCTGCAATGCCTCCAAAGagagttataaaaataaatcatttctggAGGTTCAGCAGCCTTCTCAAAGTAAATTTCCAGTTAAAAACAAGCATTACAggttccaagaaaaaaaaattatatctaTCTTCTGTAGAGTATCTTTTTACAATAAATTTACCATTTCAAAAACAGGACTATGGTATCCAATGATTTATGGTAGCTGCTATTAAAGCACTGATAAATAGATAAACGACTTCCAAAGTTCATTGCTTCTTACATAGTAAATACCTCTGAATGCCAACTTCTACCACAGAGCTGTTATTAGTGATGTCGACAGTTCATGCACTCACTTTAAAACTCACTTGGTTTTAGTAAATTTTTCAGCCTCATGTGCAAAACACTTGCATTCtaataaaaaatgcagtctgAAGTTATATCAGATCTAGCAACCCCTTCCTCAAGTTATATCACTTACTTGATATGTTATACAAGtttaacaatgttttttttttatttgtatttaaccATTAAATGGCATACTACTGTATGCTGTGGACTCATTtgcatatttcattatttccactGCACTCTTTAATGcataaatatatttggaaacataaaataaatatatttggaaattACACATCAGTTTCCACAGAATTTGAATTtacacagtttttcttctctgactcGCTGCTATTCCCCGTGTCCTgactctttttctcctttacacaAAGAGATTCTTTAACTCCTTCTTCCATCTCCAAATACTCTGATTTATCCTCTgtggatgaagatgatgagcTTCTAAATTTCTTCAGTAAATTTGTTGGGAGGTAAGGACAACTGACTGCATTTTGCATCAGCTGCGTTTGCTCTTCGTTCTCAGTCTCTCTGTGGTAGAAATAGTTAAAATTGGAGACAATCACTGGCACTGGTAAAGCAATGGTTAACACTCCCGCGATGGCACACAGGGACCCAACTATTTTCCCACCCACAGTTATGGGTTTCATGTCCCCATAACCAACTGTAGtcatggtcactacagcccacCAAAAAGCATCTGGGATGCTCTGAAAATGGGTGGCAGGCTCATCAGCTTCTGCAAAGTAAacagcactggaaaacaaaattactccaataaaaaggaaaaaaatgaggaggcCGAGTTCCCTCATGCTCGCTCTGAGTGTGTGACCCAGGATCTGCAAACCCTTGGAGTGCCTGGAGAGCTTGAAGATGCGAAACACTCTGACCAGACGGATGATCCTCAGGATGGCAAAGGACATGGCCTGTTGACCattgctgccctgctcctgcgCCAAGTCAGTGCCCAGAGTAATGAAGTAAGGCAAGATGGAGACAATGTCTATGATGTTCATGATGTTCTTGAGGAAGTGTGCTTTGCTTGGACATGCAAAGCAGCGCACCGTAAACTCAAAGGAGAACCAAATGATGCATACTGTCTCTACAATGAAAAAAGGGTCGTTGAAGATGGTGTGTTCCCCAGCATCCAAGTGAAGCGACTCATTGGAAAGACCCTTCCCTGAGCTCAGGGACATTATGAATTCTTTGTCATCTCTAAACTCCGGCAAAGTCTCCAGACAAAAGATTACAATGGAGATCAAGATGACTAAGACAGAGACAATGGCAATGCCTCTGGCTGGACTGGAGCTCTCCGGGTACTCAAACAGTAGCCAGACCTGCCTCTTAAACTCATTCTCTGGCAAAGCTTTGTCCTCTTCCTCTTTGACAAACCCTTCATCTTCTCGAAACTTGAGCATGGCCTCCTCCCCAAGTTGGTAGAATTTCACCTCCTCGCTGAAGATGTCAAAGGGTACATTGACTGGCCTCTTCAGCCGACCACCGCTCTGGTAGTAGTACAGGATGGCATCAAAGCTGGGCCGGTTCCTATCAAAGAAGTATTCATTTCTGAGAGGGTCAAAGTATCTGCCTCGCTTCGCTGGATCACCCAACAGTGTCTCCGGGAATTGAGCCAAGGTCTTCAGCTGTGTTTCAAACCGCAGTCCTGACACATTGATCACCACACGCTCGCAACACTCGTACTCACTGTAGCGAACAGAGCTGTAACCCCCAGGGCCTCCACCATCATCAGGAGGCTGGTCTGAGTACGAAAACTCATCCTCCCCATAGTCAGCACTGTAGTAGagctttccttcttcctcatcgtcttcatcctcatcttcatcctcctcttcctcctcactcACATCCTTCAGTATTCTCTCTTCAGAACCACTGAGAGGAAGCAGCTCGGAACAGGGGAAGGAGGCTCCACACTCCCTGCTTCCTAAGTGGTGgctcctcttcttccctttcttccatcTCTTACCACTCTGGCGGTTGGGCAGGCTGCT is from Numida meleagris isolate 19003 breed g44 Domestic line chromosome 6, NumMel1.0, whole genome shotgun sequence and encodes:
- the KCNA4 gene encoding potassium voltage-gated channel subfamily A member 4; protein product: MEVAMVSADSSGCNSHMPYGYAVQARARERERLAQSRAAAAAAVAAATAAVEGGATGGGGPYHHYHQEQSRGASSHGGNASRSSLPNRQSGKRWKKGKKRSHHLGSRECGASFPCSELLPLSGSEERILKDVSEEEEEDEDEDEDDEEEGKLYYSADYGEDEFSYSDQPPDDGGGPGGYSSVRYSEYECCERVVINVSGLRFETQLKTLAQFPETLLGDPAKRGRYFDPLRNEYFFDRNRPSFDAILYYYQSGGRLKRPVNVPFDIFSEEVKFYQLGEEAMLKFREDEGFVKEEEDKALPENEFKRQVWLLFEYPESSSPARGIAIVSVLVILISIVIFCLETLPEFRDDKEFIMSLSSGKGLSNESLHLDAGEHTIFNDPFFIVETVCIIWFSFEFTVRCFACPSKAHFLKNIMNIIDIVSILPYFITLGTDLAQEQGSNGQQAMSFAILRIIRLVRVFRIFKLSRHSKGLQILGHTLRASMRELGLLIFFLFIGVILFSSAVYFAEADEPATHFQSIPDAFWWAVVTMTTVGYGDMKPITVGGKIVGSLCAIAGVLTIALPVPVIVSNFNYFYHRETENEEQTQLMQNAVSCPYLPTNLLKKFRSSSSSSTEDKSEYLEMEEGVKESLCVKEKKSQDTGNSSESEKKNCVNSNSVETDV